The sequence ACCGCACAAAGTCACGTCAGCTgaggtctttttgtgtttttcctgtctCTGCTTCTCAACTGCACATTGTGTCTCTCTCCCTTATTTCCTTTCAGGCGATCTCTCAACAAGACCTGGTTTACATGGCCATCCAGATTGCATGTGGGATGAGCTACCTGGCTCGCAGGGAGGTCATACACAAAGACCTCGCTGCCAGGAACTGCGTGTAAGTGTCCCTGACCCGGCTCAGAGCTGCCGTCACATGTCCTCAGATGCTCACGGTAGATTTCAGGTGATTTGGTTTGGAATTtaattacttcaaaataaagatgccaacttttttttcctctcgcCCCTCTGACAGCATTGACGATAACATGCAGGTGAAGATAACAGACAATGCCCTTGCCCGAGACCTGTTTCCGATGGATTACCACTGTCTGGGGGATAATGAGAACAGGCCGGTCCGCTGGATGGCCCTGGAAAGTTTGCTCAACAACGACTTCTCGAGTGCAAGTGACGTGGTAAGAACTGCAGTTAAATACAGTTTACTTCCT comes from Plectropomus leopardus isolate mb unplaced genomic scaffold, YSFRI_Pleo_2.0 unplaced_scaffold11962, whole genome shotgun sequence and encodes:
- the LOC121963639 gene encoding tyrosine-protein kinase RYK-like, coding for MAIQIACGMSYLARREVIHKDLAARNCVIDDNMQVKITDNALARDLFPMDYHCLGDNENRPVRWMALESLLNNDFSSASDVVRTAVKYSLLPVT